ttggagtggccagcccgctctcccgatttgaccccttgtgattatttcctatggggttttttgaaatcccgtgtgtatgtgaaccgtccaaggaccctacaagatttgaagacgaacatccaggaagaaattgccaacataacgcctgctatgctggcaagagtcatgacaaacgccagaaatcggtttactcagtgtatggagaatgggggacgtcacctaactgatttgatcttcaaaactcagtaaaacaaaactttatgtatgtgcctgtattataaaaaacgaataaaaattttctgattcatacaataagttttattaacttttgaaaaaaggaagttatgctgccgcaccctgtagtATCTTTGATGTTTTTGTCTAAGATATGGATCAGAAAATTGACTGTCACACCGTTTGCAAGCAAAATAATCCCTCTAGGCGTGTTTAGCATGTTTGTGTTGCTCCATATGCTCTACTTCTCTGAATAATCTGTCACAATAAGGGCATTTGATGATAAAATGTTCCTCTCTATAATGAACACCTCTATCTTCCTCAGTCGGAAAATAATAATCACAATAATTACATGGGAAATAATGTATGGCATCGCAATGCTGTTCCATGTGTTCTTCTTCTCTGAATAATCTATTACAATAAGGGCATTCAATGATTAAATGTTCATCTCTATCATGATCATCTCtatcttccttagtcggaaaaTAATAATCACAATAATTACATGGGAAATAATGTACGGCATCGCAATGCTGTTCCATGTGTTCTTCTCTGAATAATCTATTACAATAAGGGCATTCAATGATTAAATGTTCATCTCTATCATGATCATCTCtatcttccttagtcggaaaaTAATAATCACAATAATTACATGGGAAATAATGTACGGCATCGCAATGCTGTTCCATGTGTTCTTCTTCTCTGAATAATCTATTACAATAAGGGCATTTGATGATAAAATGTTCCTCTCTATAATGAACACCTCTATCTTCCTCAGTCGGAAAATAATAATCACAATAATTACATGGGAAATAATGTACGGCATCGCAATGCTGTTCCATATGTTGTATTTCTTTAAAACGCCTATCACAATACTCGCATTCGACAGGAAGGTGAACTGCAAAATAATGATTCGTCATATCTTTGTAAGTTTTATACCAGTCATCACAACATGGAAATGTGCAAGGAAAATAATGTTTGGCACGAAAATGTTGCAGATAATAATCGTCTTCTTTGAATGATCTATCATAACAGGgacaaaaaaacatatttaatccCTTTTATTGTTATCCTATAAGAAAAATACACATTAATAGTATGAAATATAagttcattataaattatttattattcgtTCCAAACatccattttatatttttactttattattcattagaatcataaaataattttcaacagtGTAAACAAATTAGTCAATTGTAGTATTTAATGTATTCGTccattatcatttatttaaaacaatttgtgGTATCCCCAACAATAATAATGCTAATATCCTATTCTCTATATTTCAACACTCGTTATATTAGATTAAGATTATTTGTTAAACTAAATAGATCAGATCCATTTTTACTATATACGAGTAAGTCTACTCTAAATCATTCTACACCCACAGTGGAGGGACAGGATCACCCTCAAAgtcataatatataataatgttctataaaaaaaatcaaataatttatatctcaCAAGATATAACTAGAATctgattgaaatttcaatttcaatagaTAGTGACAACCTTTCTCCCCTGCcgataaaatgtttaaatatttataaaatattttttgtaaacaataattttgactTCAAGGTTTTGTAAGTAAATACTTACTTTCTAATTAAATAACTTAGGTATCAAGGCTGATATAATTTGGAGCCCAAGAATTTCGTggtaaattaattattgtagcAGTCTCTGAAAGGTCAAAACAACAccatttaaaaacataaaaacatttatactCCCCAGACCACCCTGGAAGAAGTTATGTCGTAACCCTTCTCAGTGTATAATTGTGAGTACGGCACTACACACCCAACaaacataatgtttttctgtttaatatatattatattatttgaatatatttaattattaaatactaCTTACGTTCAAACAAATCGTTTATCAAACTGTTGttgtcaaatttaataataaataaagaacaatatactataagatgttggaaaaagaagaataacagAAATCTACTCAGCAAAGAATACAATTAATTATCTACAAAACTGAGtcaatattgttaaaaataatacttttctggtttgtgtttaataatataggtattagtttttttactttctggcctactgttaagatatatgaaaataaaaaaaagaagaagtcagTTAGTGAGAATCATAGAGAATTATCGAGAATGATTCATCATTAAGGTTAAGATGAgatattaatatgatttgtatTGTACATGGAGTTGACAAATAAAAGTGTATAAGAAGGAAGactataagttaattatttaaaaaaacaacaaatatattcTCAGAGAAGATAACTTATACATATTTTACGTTAGAAATAAAGCTGATTAATGAATATGTGTTGCAATGAGAATGCAAGGTCAACTGCATATCATTTATGATTCCAGTAATGAAATTACCATCTATTGCATTTTCTGTGAACTAAACATTATGGATGTCGGCCATTTTCATgccttaataaaaaataaataaataagggGTGATATCATAGATTACCTATATTTAGATGAATCTCGACAATATTATTTGTTCTAACCAAATTGATATCGACTGAGGACGTTATGAACTTAAGCTACTAATATAACATCCTTCATAAAATACTGGCAAATTTAtgttattgaatataatatttttcaatatggcatattttcaagatattatATCACAAAAGATTAAATTTAGAGAACTATTAGGGAAAAAACTAAATATGGAAATTTATAAGTGTTATCTTGTAAGAAGAGacgtatttaaattattttgagaacACTCATTTCGTTACTCAAGTAAAACGTAGACAAAAGTGCTTTTGAAAGTAATTTGATAATCCTTCAATTACCATAATAATCCAAACATAACGTGTTTGTATATATTACTAAGTTAAAAgtaaaacttgaagaaaaatatatatttttttaaataaaatatttcatacaaaaatagctgatgaaaatgttatatctTAAGTAATTGTAATCAAttcatcaataaaattcaaCACTTCAACTTCATATTACACCCCTTGCAGTTAATGTAACATAACAGTTCGATAAAATGCTAGCAGAATAGTCTCTGTTATGAAAATATACCTGTCATAAAATAACAAGTCACAGAAAACAAAACAGGTATTAA
This DNA window, taken from Diorhabda sublineata isolate icDioSubl1.1 chromosome 4, icDioSubl1.1, whole genome shotgun sequence, encodes the following:
- the LOC130442703 gene encoding zinc finger protein 28-like isoform X1; this encodes MFFCPCYDRSFKEDDYYLQHFRAKHYFPCTFPCCDDWYKTYKDMTNHYFAVHLPVECEYCDRRFKEIQHMEQHCDAVHYFPCNYCDYYFPTEEDRGVHYREEHFIIKCPYCNRLFREEEHMEQHCDAVHYFPCNYCDYYFPTKEDRDDHDRDEHLIIECPYCNRLFREEHMEQHCDAVHYFPCNYCDYYFPTKEDRDDHDRDEHLIIECPYCNRLFREEEHMEQHCDAIHYFPCNYCDYYFPTEEDRGVHYREEHFIIKCPYCDRLFREVEHMEQHKHAKHA
- the LOC130442703 gene encoding transcriptional repressor CTCF-like isoform X2; amino-acid sequence: MEQHCDAVHYFPCNYCDYYFPTEEDRGVHYREEHFIIKCPYCNRLFREEEHMEQHCDAVHYFPCNYCDYYFPTKEDRDDHDRDEHLIIECPYCNRLFREEHMEQHCDAVHYFPCNYCDYYFPTKEDRDDHDRDEHLIIECPYCNRLFREEEHMEQHCDAIHYFPCNYCDYYFPTEEDRGVHYREEHFIIKCPYCDRLFREVEHMEQHKHAKHA